The proteins below are encoded in one region of Leptospira hartskeerlii:
- a CDS encoding site-2 protease family protein, which yields MLADIFGIVFMLALCIFIHELGHLIMGWVVGVKARIFSIGYGKGIWKKKIGETTFQVTGIPLGGYVLFKGDEGGALKGEKGEFLSTPPLKRMIPVFGGPLFNLILGFFIIFGLYAIGYSPAGTKIYIEPAVYEYSSGYQAGLRSGDKIVSVNGTKTESKYELLSELGLARGKDIQLKVEREGKELEFHFADPQIGVDFAGERLVQVDFGYGTTLSHWFLKKLSFLDPNGEAAEYRKQRERKAALDPKLSPRELALQEARLNKEAIESRALDYLNDGDRILSVNGIEVHTVPELQRTLGKFQNEKVKLEVDRKTYPLLNPWTREKAEVEMTPLGAFVVELKDVRDRKYPEIPISTISLRSHDPEIKLKLLSLKMDGKSFADLEDFKKTVQAQIGKRVQLEVQGQVWDATLGFYQIGLLGFTAKMHVKEESMDRKLSFGEAFLQSGKDVGKMISDNLRGLGMIFSGRLKVKDSVSGPVGLAKVSVQFLEDGFYSYFQFVAFISIALMIMNLLPIPVADGGHIVFFTYEAIAGRPLPMAVQEQVLRLGFFFLLSLGLYVTYHDFLR from the coding sequence ATGTTAGCAGATATTTTTGGCATCGTATTCATGTTAGCCCTTTGTATTTTTATCCATGAGCTGGGCCATTTGATCATGGGTTGGGTCGTAGGTGTTAAGGCCAGGATCTTCTCCATCGGTTATGGAAAAGGGATTTGGAAAAAGAAAATCGGCGAGACCACTTTTCAAGTCACTGGAATTCCGTTAGGCGGTTATGTTCTGTTTAAGGGCGACGAAGGAGGGGCATTAAAAGGAGAGAAGGGAGAATTTTTATCTACTCCTCCTCTAAAAAGAATGATCCCTGTTTTCGGCGGGCCGCTATTCAATTTAATCCTCGGGTTTTTTATTATCTTCGGTTTGTATGCGATCGGTTATTCTCCCGCAGGAACTAAAATTTATATAGAACCTGCCGTGTATGAATATTCTTCGGGCTACCAAGCAGGCTTAAGAAGCGGAGACAAGATCGTATCCGTAAACGGAACCAAAACAGAATCCAAATATGAATTATTATCCGAACTAGGACTTGCTCGAGGAAAAGATATCCAACTCAAAGTCGAAAGAGAAGGCAAGGAGTTGGAGTTCCATTTTGCAGATCCTCAGATAGGAGTGGACTTCGCAGGAGAAAGACTCGTGCAAGTGGACTTCGGATACGGGACCACTCTAAGTCACTGGTTCTTGAAAAAACTTTCTTTTTTGGATCCGAATGGAGAAGCAGCGGAATATAGAAAACAAAGAGAAAGAAAGGCTGCATTAGATCCGAAACTTTCTCCGAGAGAACTCGCTCTGCAAGAAGCAAGGTTGAACAAAGAAGCGATCGAATCTAGAGCTTTAGATTATCTGAATGATGGGGACAGGATCTTGTCCGTAAACGGGATAGAAGTTCATACTGTTCCAGAATTACAGCGCACTCTCGGAAAATTCCAAAACGAAAAAGTGAAATTGGAAGTAGATCGTAAAACGTATCCACTTCTCAATCCTTGGACCCGTGAAAAAGCGGAAGTGGAAATGACACCTCTCGGTGCATTCGTTGTCGAATTAAAGGATGTTCGAGACAGAAAATATCCAGAGATCCCAATTAGCACAATCAGTCTCAGAAGTCATGATCCTGAAATTAAACTCAAACTTTTAAGTTTAAAGATGGATGGTAAGTCTTTTGCAGATCTGGAAGATTTTAAAAAGACAGTCCAGGCTCAAATCGGTAAAAGAGTTCAGTTGGAAGTGCAGGGTCAGGTCTGGGATGCAACGCTCGGATTCTACCAAATCGGTCTTTTAGGTTTCACCGCTAAGATGCATGTGAAAGAGGAAAGTATGGACCGAAAACTTTCCTTCGGAGAGGCATTTTTACAATCCGGTAAAGACGTTGGAAAAATGATCAGCGATAACCTGAGGGGACTCGGGATGATCTTTTCCGGAAGATTGAAGGTAAAAGATAGTGTTTCCGGTCCTGTCGGACTTGCCAAAGTTTCCGTGCAATTTTTAGAAGACGGTTTTTACTCTTACTTCCAGTTCGTGGCATTTATTTCGATCGCTTTAATGATAATGAATTTACTTCCGATTCCTGTGGCCGACGGTGGACATATCGTTTTTTTCACATACGAGGCGATCGCCGGTAGACCTTTGCCGATGGCTGTTCAAGAACAGGTTTTGAGATTAGGATTTTTCTTCCTTTTATCCTTAGGCCTCTATGTGACTTATCACGATTTCTTAAGATAA
- the dxr gene encoding 1-deoxy-D-xylulose-5-phosphate reductoisomerase codes for MKRGVSILGASGSVGESTLKILRQFPEEFRLVSFSVHSNLQKAELIAKEFQPNILCISSDAADRSILGDKIGNTKVLYGPKCLEEIVSAPEIETVVTAVVGASGIRPTVAAIRAGKKIGIANKETLVSCGPYIRSLLQNSKSSLVPVDSEHNALFQLLENMKKDSLERIVLTASGGPFRKLPIEDLPKVTIEQALKHPTWNMGPKITIDSAGMINKGLEVIEAHFLFGFSYDKIGVVIHPQSVAHGLVETKDGASFVYASYPDMIFPVAHSLYYPKIVPKVLRTHPATSWGTLEFLEPDMERYPGLALAYEAGRAGGTAPSIFNASNEVAVELFLQGKILFTEIPSLIRNVLEKIPNSFPNDLEGYEEADRKARELAFYFSKDKVVHLC; via the coding sequence ATGAAAAGAGGCGTCTCTATACTGGGTGCCTCCGGATCGGTAGGAGAGTCTACTCTCAAAATACTCCGCCAATTTCCGGAAGAGTTTCGGTTAGTTTCTTTTAGCGTACATTCCAATTTACAAAAAGCGGAATTGATCGCGAAGGAATTCCAACCGAATATTCTTTGTATTAGCTCCGACGCTGCAGACAGATCGATACTTGGAGATAAGATCGGAAATACAAAAGTATTGTACGGCCCCAAATGTTTAGAAGAGATCGTTTCAGCCCCCGAGATAGAAACAGTTGTCACCGCAGTTGTTGGTGCAAGCGGTATACGTCCTACTGTCGCAGCAATCCGTGCAGGTAAAAAAATAGGGATCGCAAATAAGGAAACCCTGGTAAGTTGCGGACCTTATATCAGAAGTTTATTACAAAATTCTAAATCATCTTTAGTTCCTGTAGACTCGGAACATAACGCATTATTCCAACTTTTAGAAAATATGAAGAAGGACTCACTCGAAAGAATAGTCCTGACCGCTTCCGGTGGACCTTTTCGTAAACTCCCAATAGAAGATCTTCCTAAGGTAACGATTGAGCAGGCATTAAAACATCCTACTTGGAATATGGGGCCTAAGATCACGATCGATTCTGCGGGAATGATCAATAAAGGTTTAGAAGTCATAGAGGCTCATTTCCTTTTCGGGTTCTCTTATGACAAGATAGGTGTCGTTATCCATCCTCAAAGTGTAGCTCACGGTCTTGTGGAAACAAAGGACGGGGCAAGTTTTGTGTATGCTTCCTATCCGGACATGATCTTTCCTGTCGCACATTCATTATATTATCCTAAAATAGTTCCTAAAGTTTTGAGAACTCATCCTGCTACTTCTTGGGGAACTCTGGAATTTTTAGAACCGGACATGGAAAGATATCCGGGTTTAGCTTTGGCATACGAGGCTGGGAGGGCAGGAGGAACCGCTCCTTCTATCTTTAATGCTTCTAACGAAGTAGCTGTGGAATTATTCTTACAAGGTAAAATTCTTTTTACAGAGATACCTTCTCTCATTCGAAATGTTTTGGAAAAGATCCCAAATTCATTCCCGAATGATCTGGAAGGATATGAAGAAGCCGATAGAAAGGCCAGAGAATTGGCCTTCTATTTCTCTAAAGATAAGGTAGTGCATTTATGTTAG